One window of Candidatus Methanomethylicota archaeon genomic DNA carries:
- a CDS encoding FprA family A-type flavoprotein translates to MTVGKVSDRVYCLSYDDKDLDLFESLWPLPLGVSYNSYIIFGDEKTILLDTVPQRFSERFIEDLKGLVDLKSIDFLVSHHLEHDHSGSILALLREAVNCKILCSPFAVNLHKAFFNLGEDMVKSVNDGMSMDIGGDTLTFHLTPWLHWPDTMMSFLKLEGVLFSCDAFGSFGALNGKLFDNEVDLNIYLDEAKRYFSNIVVGYREHVIKAVEKLSSLGLNFKIIAPSHGPIYKFNPRLIVDKYVSWSKPEFEVKVVLIYGSMYGHTKMLAEAIGMGVESTGVRVASFDASRVNVSFILKEVLDAPVLVFGTPTYDANVFPTILNVLDFIEVKKLGVGRYASIFGCYGWGPSAYSILMGRLKSMGFNLVEPFLTVRGAPSSSDLDNAKKFGVKIGELALKFRK, encoded by the coding sequence ATGACTGTGGGGAAGGTATCTGATAGGGTTTACTGCTTGAGTTATGATGACAAGGATTTAGACTTATTTGAATCGTTATGGCCTTTACCCTTGGGTGTAAGCTATAATTCATATATAATCTTTGGTGATGAGAAGACCATACTATTAGACACTGTTCCTCAAAGGTTCTCTGAAAGGTTCATTGAGGATTTGAAGGGTTTGGTGGATTTGAAGAGCATCGACTTCTTAGTTTCACATCACTTGGAGCATGATCATAGTGGATCCATACTTGCACTTTTGAGGGAAGCTGTAAATTGCAAGATTTTATGCTCCCCATTCGCTGTCAATTTACATAAAGCCTTCTTCAATCTGGGTGAAGACATGGTTAAATCTGTTAATGATGGTATGTCTATGGATATTGGTGGAGATACTTTGACATTTCACTTAACTCCATGGCTTCATTGGCCTGACACCATGATGAGCTTCCTAAAACTTGAGGGGGTTCTATTTAGCTGTGATGCATTTGGATCCTTTGGAGCTTTAAATGGTAAATTATTCGATAATGAAGTTGACTTAAACATTTACTTGGATGAAGCTAAGAGGTACTTTTCAAATATAGTTGTAGGTTATCGTGAACATGTTATTAAAGCTGTGGAGAAGCTTTCAAGTTTAGGTTTAAATTTCAAGATAATTGCCCCCTCCCATGGACCCATATACAAGTTTAATCCACGTTTAATTGTTGATAAGTATGTTTCATGGAGTAAACCTGAATTTGAAGTTAAAGTTGTGTTAATTTATGGTTCGATGTATGGTCATACGAAGATGTTGGCTGAGGCTATTGGTATGGGTGTTGAATCCACTGGTGTTAGGGTGGCTTCATTTGATGCTTCAAGGGTTAATGTGAGCTTCATACTTAAGGAGGTTTTGGATGCTCCAGTACTGGTATTTGGTACACCAACATATGATGCCAACGTTTTCCCAACAATCCTTAATGTGTTGGATTTCATTGAAGTTAAGAAGCTTGGGGTTGGTAGGTATGCTTCAATATTCGGGTGTTATGGTTGGGGTCCATCCGCCTACAGTATTCTGATGGGTAGACTTAAGAGTATGGGCTTTAATCTTGTTGAACCATTCCTTACAGTTAGAGGTGCACCTTCATCTTCTGATTTGGATAATGCAAAGAAGTTTGGTGTTAAGATTGGTGAATTGGCTTTGAAATTTAGAAAGTAA